In Bacteroidales bacterium, a genomic segment contains:
- a CDS encoding class I SAM-dependent methyltransferase yields MSFYNEDKLSALEAMGNAQWIAFAPMVFQAARSLRNFGVLSAIGKRKNNGMALSEVENECKLSAYGTRVLCEAGLAIGLLYCKDDKYYATKTGVIFCNDDLTEANCDFVNDVCYQGLFYLEDSILKGTPEGLNYFGNWKTIYEALSELPPRVKESWYKFDHYYSDQAFKEVLPKLLTYLHENILDLGGNTGRFALQCLSYAPEVRVVIMDIPAQLSLAKEIALKNGVNHRMDFIQADILDESCSIPAGFDIIWMSQFLDCFSDEQVISILKRCALAMDDHARVCILEPFWDRQRFKASAFSLQMTSLYFTSIANGNSQMYHSDVFFNLIEKAGLELEAIHDGIGLCHTLLVCKNT; encoded by the coding sequence ATGAGTTTTTACAACGAAGATAAACTGTCAGCGCTGGAAGCAATGGGAAATGCACAATGGATCGCATTTGCACCTATGGTTTTTCAGGCAGCAAGATCATTGCGAAATTTTGGGGTACTGTCAGCAATTGGAAAAAGGAAGAACAATGGAATGGCATTGTCTGAAGTTGAAAATGAATGCAAGTTAAGTGCATATGGCACCCGGGTTCTTTGTGAAGCCGGACTAGCCATCGGATTGCTCTATTGCAAAGATGATAAATACTATGCCACCAAGACTGGGGTTATTTTTTGTAATGATGATCTCACTGAAGCAAATTGTGATTTCGTGAATGATGTTTGCTATCAGGGACTTTTTTATCTGGAAGATTCAATTCTAAAAGGGACTCCGGAAGGCCTCAACTATTTTGGCAACTGGAAAACCATATACGAGGCTTTGTCAGAACTTCCACCCAGGGTTAAAGAGAGCTGGTATAAATTTGATCATTATTATTCTGATCAGGCATTTAAGGAAGTTTTACCCAAACTGCTCACCTACTTACACGAAAATATTTTGGATCTTGGCGGCAACACGGGGAGATTCGCTTTGCAATGCTTATCATACGCTCCTGAGGTACGGGTAGTGATCATGGATATTCCCGCACAACTTTCATTGGCAAAGGAAATTGCCCTGAAGAATGGCGTTAATCATCGCATGGATTTTATTCAGGCTGATATTCTTGATGAATCATGTTCAATCCCTGCAGGATTTGATATCATCTGGATGAGTCAGTTCCTGGATTGTTTCTCCGATGAGCAGGTCATTTCGATATTAAAACGATGTGCTCTGGCAATGGATGACCATGCACGGGTATGTATCCTGGAACCTTTCTGGGACAGGCAAAGGTTCAAGGCTTCAGCATTTTCGCTGCAGATGACCTCTTTGTATTTTACCAGTATTGCCAATGGGAATAGCCAGATGTACCATTCAGATGTGTTTTTCAATCTGATAGAAAAGGCTGGATTGGAACTTGAAGCTATTCATGATGGAATTGGCTTATGCCATACGTTACTGGTTTGTAAAAATACGTAA
- a CDS encoding pseudouridylate synthase — MPVFENAILKLIPQRPPMVMVDRLLRCDESQSVTALNIRENMLFSDNGHFSAAGMIENMAQTAAARIGWSMKEKTGCENARVPMGVIGSVKNFRLHFNPAVGTDLVTTVRVEHEMFMATVVTGKVEVNGQLAAEAELQIFLTDDQSMMT; from the coding sequence ATGCCTGTTTTTGAGAATGCTATCCTGAAATTGATTCCCCAGCGGCCGCCAATGGTGATGGTCGACCGGTTGTTGCGGTGTGATGAATCCCAGTCCGTAACAGCTTTGAATATCCGGGAAAATATGCTCTTTAGCGATAATGGGCATTTTTCTGCTGCCGGCATGATCGAAAACATGGCCCAGACGGCAGCAGCCAGGATCGGATGGTCGATGAAAGAAAAAACAGGCTGTGAGAATGCAAGAGTTCCGATGGGTGTGATCGGAAGTGTAAAAAATTTCCGGTTGCACTTCAATCCGGCAGTTGGTACAGACCTTGTCACCACTGTACGCGTTGAGCATGAAATGTTCATGGCTACGGTCGTAACAGGAAAGGTCGAAGTTAATGGGCAACTGGCTGCTGAAGCTGAATTACAGATTTTTTTAACAGATGATCAATCAATGATGACATGA
- the fabG gene encoding 3-oxoacyl-ACP reductase FabG — MKFALVTGSSRGIGRAIAIKLGSLGYNMLLNYLSNERDALLTKQEIEQMGREVKLLRFNVADEQQVDEMLGNWHKQNPDSELEVLVNNAGIRDDALMIWMTDGQWKKVIDTNLNSFFFVTKAVLDGMIERKYGRIINIVSLSGLKGLPGQVNYSASKAGIIGATKVLAQEVARRGITVNAIAPGFIRTDMTKELNEKDLRSTIPMQRFGTVEEVAELAAFLASEKASYITGQTISIDGGIY, encoded by the coding sequence ATGAAATTCGCTTTAGTTACTGGAAGTTCAAGAGGCATTGGAAGAGCAATAGCTATCAAACTTGGCTCCCTGGGTTACAATATGCTTCTGAATTATCTGTCCAATGAGCGTGACGCATTGTTGACAAAGCAAGAGATCGAGCAAATGGGTAGGGAGGTCAAGCTGCTTAGATTTAATGTGGCAGATGAGCAACAGGTTGATGAAATGTTAGGAAACTGGCACAAACAAAATCCTGACAGCGAACTTGAAGTTCTGGTTAATAATGCTGGTATCCGTGATGACGCTTTGATGATCTGGATGACAGATGGGCAATGGAAAAAGGTAATTGATACGAATCTCAATAGTTTTTTCTTTGTGACAAAAGCCGTGCTGGACGGCATGATTGAACGTAAATACGGGCGGATCATTAACATTGTGTCCTTGTCAGGATTAAAAGGACTTCCAGGCCAGGTGAACTATTCAGCTTCCAAAGCCGGAATCATTGGCGCCACCAAAGTGTTGGCCCAGGAGGTTGCCAGGCGTGGAATTACCGTTAATGCCATTGCTCCTGGATTTATCAGGACTGATATGACCAAGGAATTGAATGAGAAAGACCTGAGAAGCACAATCCCCATGCAACGCTTTGGTACCGTTGAAGAGGTTGCTGAACTGGCAGCTTTTCTTGCTTCTGAAAAAGCTTCCTATATTACCGGACAGACTATTTCCATTGATGGTGGCATTTATTGA
- a CDS encoding aromatic amino acid ammonia-lyase, whose amino-acid sequence MILLDGYSLTSKQLLTLSYSEEKIGITPQILEKIKKSNEFLTSANVRFNIYGVNTGLGPMAQFSVSNEKLIDLQYNLIRSHHTGYPVYLGLPECKSIFISRLNTLVRGHSAVTDDLIRHMIQMYNEGVVPCVPLHGGVGASGDLVQLAHIATAIIGEGMSYADGQLLPTSEAFSKKGLQGIKLALREGLALINGTSAMTGVAALNISFAKTALEWMLILSVMINEVMEAFDDHFSSELNDTKRHKGQQEIALLARQILVGSRLTRSRNDHWDKNKSEDYFKEKVQEYYSLRCIPQILGPVYDTLAFSGKIIEDELNSTNDNPIIDYKTKNIYHGGNFHGDYISLEMDKLKLVMTRLSMLSERQLNYLLNSQLNGKLPPFINLSVLGLNFGLQGMQFTATSTTSENQTLSASSYTHSIPCNNDNQDIVSMGFNAACIASRIIDNTFEVIAIEAVAVLQAVDALKLYDQLSPFNKKIYEELRNIFPVITSDRATTQEQETLRIFLKHNGKGLMNLWE is encoded by the coding sequence ATGATTCTGCTGGATGGCTATTCTTTAACTTCAAAACAACTCCTCACATTATCCTATAGTGAAGAAAAGATTGGTATTACCCCTCAAATACTGGAAAAGATTAAGAAAAGCAATGAATTCCTGACTTCCGCAAATGTAAGGTTTAATATTTATGGAGTTAATACGGGATTGGGGCCAATGGCTCAATTTAGTGTATCAAACGAAAAACTGATTGATTTACAATATAATCTGATCCGGAGCCATCATACCGGATATCCTGTTTATTTAGGACTTCCTGAGTGCAAATCCATCTTCATTTCAAGGCTGAATACTTTGGTAAGGGGGCATTCAGCAGTGACCGATGACTTGATCCGTCACATGATTCAAATGTATAATGAGGGCGTTGTTCCATGCGTTCCGCTTCATGGAGGGGTTGGAGCAAGCGGTGATCTTGTCCAGCTGGCTCATATTGCAACGGCAATTATCGGTGAAGGAATGTCGTACGCTGATGGTCAGCTACTTCCGACCTCAGAAGCATTCAGCAAGAAGGGGCTTCAAGGGATTAAGCTGGCGCTGAGAGAAGGACTGGCATTGATTAACGGTACATCGGCTATGACTGGAGTAGCTGCATTGAACATTTCATTCGCCAAAACTGCCCTCGAATGGATGTTAATTCTTTCTGTGATGATCAATGAAGTAATGGAGGCATTTGATGATCATTTTTCATCTGAACTGAATGACACCAAAAGACATAAGGGACAGCAGGAAATAGCCTTACTGGCACGTCAGATTCTTGTTGGATCCAGGCTTACCAGGTCACGGAATGATCACTGGGATAAAAATAAATCAGAAGATTATTTCAAGGAAAAAGTTCAGGAATATTACTCATTGCGTTGCATACCACAAATTCTTGGGCCTGTTTACGATACACTTGCATTTTCCGGTAAAATAATTGAAGATGAGTTAAATTCCACGAACGATAATCCAATTATCGATTATAAGACAAAGAATATTTATCATGGTGGTAATTTTCATGGAGATTATATCTCGCTCGAAATGGATAAATTAAAGCTGGTCATGACCCGACTCTCCATGCTTTCCGAAAGACAATTAAACTATTTATTGAACAGTCAGTTAAATGGGAAACTTCCACCTTTCATAAACTTGTCAGTTTTAGGCCTTAACTTTGGATTACAGGGTATGCAATTCACCGCCACTTCTACTACCTCTGAAAATCAGACGTTATCTGCCTCGTCGTATACACACAGTATTCCCTGTAATAACGATAACCAGGATATTGTAAGCATGGGATTCAATGCTGCTTGCATTGCTTCAAGAATTATTGATAATACTTTTGAAGTAATTGCCATTGAAGCTGTTGCAGTACTCCAGGCGGTGGATGCACTTAAACTCTACGATCAGTTATCGCCATTTAATAAAAAGATTTACGAAGAACTGCGGAATATTTTCCCTGTGATCACCTCTGATCGTGCAACCACCCAGGAGCAGGAAACACTCAGGATCTTTTTGAAGCACAATGGAAAAGGATTGATGAACCTTTGGGAATAA